TGCGAGCGCAGAAGGGATTCCTGTGCCTGCGCCGCTATATGCGGGAAGAACAGGAGGCACAGCCCGTGATTGAAGAGGGGTCCCCAGAGCTTCCGGTCCCTGTGGGAGGGCCCTCACAGGAGCCGGCCCCGGGCTTAGGGAGAACAGCCCCCACGCGGTGGCCTTCATCGGAAGAGCTCCCTCCGAGGGCAGCAGAAGTCTGCAGGATGCccgagggggcagggagaggaggaagaggaagaggaagggcagaGCAGCAGAGCAAAGGCCGAGACAGGGATGGAGAACGGGAACAGGAGAGGCAGTTGCAGAGGAGGGAACATGAGAGAGAAGTGGCACGGCAAGCGGAGAGGATGGCGGAGGTGGTCCGAGCGGATCAGCAGCAGAAGCtgcagcagaaacagcagcagcgggcgcagccccccccccccgggtcatCGCAGCATTGGCTGCGGCCGAGAGCGTGGAAGGGGTGTTGTTGGGGACGCTTCAGGGAGCATGGCCGAAAGACCGCCAGCCGCTCCCGCAGCGCCCCTCCCGGAAATATAAGCTGACACAGAGTCAACAGTTGCAGCTTCAGGAGCGGCAGAAGCACGCCCAGAGGCAGGCCCAGGGCGCCGCAGAGCCGCAGGTGCCCATGGAGGTCTCCCTGAGAGGGGCCGTGGCAGTCCACAGGGCGCCCTGGCCAAGCAGTGCAGGGCAAGACCGGGAGGAGCAGGGAGCACAAGAGGTTCCGGTGGATGGCAGTGCAAGTGACAGTGATGGGCGGGCAGGAACGGACCAGGAGGAGCCCATGCAAGTCACCGGGGAGCCAGGGACagccccgcccctgcccctggtggcggcggtggcagagGGCGCCAGGGAAGAGGCGGGGGTCCCTCCGAAAGAGGATTTCAGGGCAGGCGGTCGGCAGCCATGGATGGCGTCCGTTGGTCCATTAGAACTGAGGGGCACAGTGTGGGGCAGGCAGCTCCGATGTTGTTGGGGTCCTGGCTGCAGGGCTCACAGGCTGAGGAGCACTTTGATGAGGCGATTCGCCGCCAGAAAGAGGTCCAGGCCGTGACGGCAGCCAGGCTGCAGGCGCACCTTCAGgcagacgggggtggggggagagaccgcTCCACGGCGGGCACCTCCCTCGGAGGTTTGGCCCCAGAGCTTGGCCCGGGAGCGGAGGCCTTCACCGCTGCAGGGGCAGTGGCAAGAGCCACACGAACGGCACGAAGGAGGGCGGGCACAGGTGAAGAGCAGGAGGTAGAGATGGGGGGCACGGCCGAGGGGCCGGCGGGGGCGGGCCAGAGCGCCCCAAGAGGGAGGACTTATGTGCAAGTCTGTGGgcgggaagaagacagaaggcagCCGGGGGCACCAGGGCCGGCAACCCCGGCAtcaacagcatcagcatcagcaacGGGAGGAGCGGCAGCGGCACCGATGTGGGGGACCCGGGGGCTACCCGCTCGACCTGGGGGAGAGCGCCCTGGATAACTGGATACACAGGCAAGCGAtcctggaggaggaagaaggggagaagggagaaagagaggagggagcaggaggcagaaggAGCCCCCCCACAGGCCCCGCTACAGGGAGAGCGCACAGATGAGGAGGGCCCAGCAGCGGGCGAGCCATTTTGCCGCACAGATGGGTGTCTACCAGGGAGGGGGGCGCCTGGCCACCCTGGAAGAGGTCCAGGACCTCCAGGATGCTGAGGCCTGGCTCGGGCAGCGTGACCCCCTCCTGGACAGTATCGATTCTCGCTCAacagatagcagcagcagcagcagtggaccaGATTCGGGCAGTGAAAGTTCTGAGAGGGAAGGCATGGGCTCAGGGAGCGAGATGGAGGCggaggatggggaggagagcagtGGGGCAGAAGACCATGAGGGGTGCAGAGACAGGAAGAGAAGGAGCAGGGCGCAACATCGGGAGCACATTGGTGAGCAGAAAAGGAGGCGCAGGAGGCGGGCAGAGCGGAAGGAGGATGCCAAGCAGCTGATCCGCTTCTGTTACACCCCCAAGGTGCCCAGTCGCCTGCCTTTCCTGAGGGAATATGTGTGGGATCAATGGGTGGAAGAGGCACTTCGCTTTGCTCCCAAGAAAGTGGCGGGCATTATCCAGCAGCCCGGCTCAGCAGAAGTAGATGTGAGTCTCAAAGGCCAAAAGGCCTATGATGCTTTCTGGGCATGGACGAAAGTGGTAGATTATTGCAGGCCCGACCTCATGGAGGAGTTTCAGCTGATCCCCCTTCATCAAGAGGACACGCGGGTCTGGAGGGTCAGGAGCACGCACAGCCTCTGGGCGGTGCGAGTTGGGCGGAGGAAGTGGTCCGGGAACTGCTGTTGGCTCAGAGCACCCCGCACCGTGGCTCCGGAAAGCAAGATGCGCCCGTGGCAGCCGGAGGGGTAGTGGACGGAGGCGGATGTCCAATCACGGCCGGCCGGAAGTGGTACAGGTAGAGTTGGAGGATAGTGGCTGCACCCCCTGAGGGGGgccgggggagggaggggtggaggcgAGGCGAGTCGAGTCGAGACCCCCCCCAGGGGCTCAGGCGGTCGCCTCACTCCCTGCACGCCATGATGCAGGTGGCGGTGCACCTGTGGGGTGGCCGAGAGTGGGCCCCGAGTTCACGTGCACCCCCACATGTGGAGAGCACACAAcagcgacagcagcagcagccaggaggagaggagggagggcaagagaagcACCGAGTGGAACGGGGCAGGCGGGCACGGAGGGCTGTGGGCTCGGGAGGAGAGGGGAACAGTGGGCCACTGGGAAGGGGGCTCACTtccagcaagagggcaccttcgCCTGGAGGCTGCAGCCCCAGTGGCTACGCAGGGCTGAGTGGCGGGCGAGCCTGCAGCACCTCCTCGAGGGCAGGAAGCTGCTGTTCCTGGAGGCCCGCGAGGAACACAAGCAACTCTTCGGTGCGACCTGCCGATTGCTGTCACTCAATGAGTCAGTATGTGAAGGAAGGCGCAAGGCCTAGGACGACTTTAACAACTTCAGCAACTTTCTCAGCATCTGCTAAGACTTCTTCAAAAAGAAGGGAGGATGTGGGGGTGCCGCCCTCCGCTTCCGATCTGGTTGAGATGCAACATCTGGAGAAGGGTCCAACATCAATGAAGTCCGCCCTACAGGATAAGTCAACTACCGCCGCGGAAGAGACGGTAATCACTCGCTCTTTTGCCTCAGTGGCTGATCCCAACAAAAGTAAACGTCTCAGCACAGCATGGAGAGGGAAGAGTACGTCAGGGACACCAGGTGATGGACGGTTTGATCTGCAGGCACAATTTGAGATAGAAGACGAGGCTATGGCTGCAATACCAGATGCTATTTCAGAAGACGAGGACCCCAAAAAGCGCTTAGTTATTAGGAAGCGATATGTCAGGGGTGATGAAAATAAAGCAACCAGGGATTATGTCATCAAAAAAGTGATTATGGAGGCCATGGACTTTCCTATTCTGTGGCTGAGGGCTGTCATCCAGCTCGATGCGTTCAATGAAATAGATGTATGCTTGAGACATCAAGTGGCCTACCACAGGTTTTGGTCCAACTGTAGAATTGTTGATAAATTATTTCCTAATCTTTTGACAGGGTTCCAGCTTGTTCCCCTGTTCAAAGCTGATACAAGAGTGTTGACAATTACCTTTAGGACAACAGTGGTGCTTGCAGAAGACGTGTCCATCTGGCTGGAGAGGCATGTGGCGGTTCTGATGGGACCTCACAAACGGAAGGACCAGTATGGTTTCTGGACAGGTGAGTACAGATGTATAGTGTCTCTCCATTCAGATCCCCAGACGGGAACAGTGCAACACCTCCCTAAGTATTTTTTCCTCAGATCGGACAGAGCCAGTCTTAGATATAGTGGGCAACTGCCCGCCTGTTATCATTGTGGAGCATATGACCACTTAAGGAGAAATGGTCACACCTCACTCTGCTCCAAATGTGGGGTACGTGGACACAGCATGGTAAACTGTCATAGGAGCATTAGGTGTAATTTATGTTTGGGGTTTGGTCACACCTACTTTTGGTGCCCCGAAGCCCATTATAACAAAACCAACCAGGAACGTGCGGCCAAGGCAGCGAAGGTCGCGGAGTCGGGCAAGATGAGAGCACAACGTCAAGAGCAAAGACAAGAAAGGCAGCAGGAAAGACAAAAGAGACTAAGTA
Above is a window of Hemicordylus capensis ecotype Gifberg chromosome 2, rHemCap1.1.pri, whole genome shotgun sequence DNA encoding:
- the LOC128342473 gene encoding uncharacterized protein LOC128342473, with translation MMQVAVHLWGGREWAPSSRAPPHVESTQQRQQQQPGGEEGGQEKHRVERGRRARRAVGSGGEGNSGPLGRGLTSSKRAPSPGGCSPSGYAGLSGGRACSTSSRAGSCCSWRPARNTSNSSVRPADCCHSMSQYVKEGARPRTTLTTSATFSASAKTSSKRREDVGVPPSASDLVEMQHLEKGPTSMKSALQDKSTTAAEETVITRSFASVADPNKSKRLSTAWRGKSTSGTPGDGRFDLQAQFEIEDEAMAAIPDAISEDEDPKKRLVIRKRYVRGDENKATRDYVIKKVIMEAMDFPILWLRAVIQLDAFNEIDVCLRHQVAYHRFWSNCRIVDKLFPNLLTGFQLVPLFKADTRVLTITFRTTVVLAEDVSIWLERHVAVLMGPHKRKDQYGFWTGDSEEEEKMSSCWNWKRDAGEDEGLWSRRMEFD